In the Anaerolineae bacterium genome, one interval contains:
- a CDS encoding CpaF family protein codes for MSLLKRIEQGSGQRRREERPETTGPAERSVNPRLGNLQTRRTTLPKGVTQTDAYRDLKARMQNRLIAEMDPSLDLSRTQEVRRVIHELFEQILQEEAVILSRVEKQRLFEAIVAEILGFGPLQPLLEDDTITEIMVNGAKNVYVERSGKIERAPVSFESDDHVMRIIERIVAPLGRRIDESNPYVDARLPDGSRVNAVIPPISLIGPVLTIRKFFKTPLTVQDLIRFGSITPEAIEFLRACVVARLNVVISGGTGSGKTTLLNILSGFIPGDERIITIENAAELQLRQEHVVPLESRPPNIEGKGEVTIRDLVINALRMRPDRIIVGEVRGGEALDMLQAMNTGHEGSMTTVHSNSPRDTLARIETMSLMAGMELPVRAIREQIASAIDLVVHQERMRDGSRKVVAITEVSGMEGDVITMTDLFVFENAGYRDGKVHGRLRPTGLRPKFMDKIEAAGIHLPASIFGIGPRR; via the coding sequence ATGTCCTTGTTGAAGCGTATTGAGCAGGGAAGCGGGCAGCGGCGTAGGGAAGAGCGTCCTGAAACGACCGGGCCCGCCGAGCGCTCTGTCAACCCACGGCTGGGCAATTTGCAAACGCGCCGGACGACCCTCCCCAAAGGGGTGACCCAGACCGATGCCTACCGCGACCTCAAGGCCCGGATGCAGAACCGGCTGATTGCTGAGATGGACCCCTCTCTGGATCTCAGTCGCACTCAGGAGGTCCGACGTGTCATCCACGAACTGTTCGAGCAGATTTTGCAAGAAGAGGCCGTGATTTTATCGCGGGTGGAAAAGCAGCGCCTTTTTGAGGCCATCGTGGCCGAGATTTTGGGCTTTGGCCCCTTGCAACCCCTGCTGGAGGACGACACCATCACCGAAATTATGGTCAACGGGGCCAAGAATGTGTATGTGGAGCGCAGCGGAAAGATCGAGCGGGCGCCGGTCTCGTTCGAGAGCGATGACCATGTCATGCGCATCATCGAACGCATCGTGGCCCCTCTGGGCCGGCGCATCGACGAGTCCAACCCGTATGTGGACGCCCGTTTGCCCGATGGCTCCCGTGTGAACGCGGTCATTCCGCCGATTTCGTTGATCGGCCCTGTATTGACCATCCGTAAGTTCTTCAAGACGCCGCTTACCGTGCAGGACCTGATTCGTTTTGGCTCTATCACCCCTGAGGCCATCGAGTTCCTCCGCGCCTGTGTGGTGGCCCGCTTGAACGTTGTGATCTCCGGCGGTACAGGCTCCGGTAAAACCACCCTGCTGAACATTCTCTCTGGCTTCATTCCCGGGGACGAGCGGATCATCACCATCGAAAACGCGGCCGAGTTGCAGTTGCGTCAGGAGCATGTGGTGCCTTTGGAATCGCGCCCGCCTAACATCGAAGGCAAGGGCGAGGTGACCATCCGCGATTTGGTGATCAACGCCCTGCGGATGCGCCCCGACCGCATCATCGTCGGTGAGGTGCGCGGTGGCGAGGCGCTGGACATGTTGCAGGCCATGAACACGGGCCATGAAGGCTCCATGACCACGGTGCACTCGAACAGTCCCCGCGACACGCTGGCCCGTATTGAAACAATGTCCCTTATGGCCGGCATGGAGTTGCCTGTGAGGGCCATTCGTGAGCAAATTGCCTCGGCTATCGATTTGGTCGTCCATCAGGAGCGGATGCGCGATGGCTCGCGCAAGGTGGTCGCCATTACCGAGGTGTCGGGCATGGAAGGGGATGTGATCACCATGACCGACTTGTTTGTCTTCGAAAATGCGGGTTATCGAGATGGCAAGGTGCACGGACGCCTGCGCCCCACGGGGTTGCGTCCGAAATTTATGGACAAAATCGAGGCCGCTGGTATTCATCTCCCGGCTTCTATCTTCGGCATTGGCCCCCGGCGGTAA